A window of uncultured Methanoregula sp. genomic DNA:
TGAAGAAGTAGCGGCGGTCCGTCGCCCCCTGGGGATCGGCGCCGATCACCACCGGGCTGTTGTTGAGCGTGACGCCGCCAGAGACCGGCACCGAGGCCGTGCGCTCGACGTTGTTGACCCACAGGCGCACGGCACCGTTGCCATCGTATGCACCGATGATGAAGTACGAGTTGGTACCGTTCAGGCCGATGAGCGGTGTGGTGGCGTAGGTGTAGCCGCCGTTCACATGCACACCAAAGCGCAGCTGGGTTCCGGCCTGCTCCAGGGCAAAGCCACCGGCGTCGCTCTTGGCCACGATGCTGGCTGTGGCACCCGAAGTCAGGTCGTCAAAATTGACCACGGCCGTCACCAGAAAGCCGCCGTCTGCCGCGTTGTCGGCATCCCAGGTGGTCACGCTCTGCGCGCCGGTGAACACCATGCTGCCGCCAATGCGGTCTTCGTCGCTGGTGACGGACAGCCACTCCAGTGCGGGCATGGCGCTGCCGTTGGCCAGGGAATAGTCCACCGCGTTGGTGCGCCGGTAGCTGAGCGGATAAGCTCTCTGTGCGGCCGTGTTCAGGTACACCAGGGACGTGCTTTCCTGCGCCAGAGCGCGCACGTTCGTGGCCAGTGGCGTGGCCGCCAGATCGTAGTCGGTGGTGATGAAATCCACATCTTCACGCAGCGCAGAGATGAAGGCCTCGCCCATGCTGGCTGGCACTGTGTACACGCCCACACCCAGGCCCAACTGCCGCGCCTGTTCCAGCTTGCCAAACAGGTCTGCCGTCTGGTACTGGAACTCCACCCCGTCGAAGCCCAGGCTCTTGGTGGCCCGAATGTTGTTGCGGATGTCACTTTCGATCAGCGTGTGAAAGCGGACATGGTCGCGGATGCCCGCGAACTCGTTACCTGCCAGCAAGGCCTGGGCCCGCACCAGATGCTGGTGCCGGCCATCCATGAAGGCGCGCAGAAAGACGGGGCGGCCCGCTGCGGCGTAGCCCTTGTCGCGCACCGCGCGCAGCACGCTCAGCATCAGCGCGTCGCTCAGGGCCTGCGACGAATAGGCTTCCTTCACTTCCAGGAACAGCATGCGGTCGCTTTGCTGCAGGCTGGTGTTGGCCAAGGTGGCATCCAGGGTACCGTGCACGATTTCGCCGTCGTTGTGCTCAACATACACCTTCCCGTCCGCATGCAAGGTCAGGTCCAGTTCCACCAGATCGAAACCACGGCCCAATGCTTTCGACACCTTGGCCTCGGTGTCCGCAGTGGTGTCG
This region includes:
- a CDS encoding LamG-like jellyroll fold domain-containing protein; translated protein: MKKTTIAALVATALVGACGGGGDVAESLSQAVGTKTLASSAYWSGIGRSLPTTPLGHQVAISCHNCYGDTTADTEAKVSKALGRGFDLVELDLTLHADGKVYVEHNDGEIVHGTLDATLANTSLQQSDRMLFLEVKEAYSSQALSDALMLSVLRAVRDKGYAAAGRPVFLRAFMDGRHQHLVRAQALLAGNEFAGIRDHVRFHTLIESDIRNNIRATKSLGFDGVEFQYQTADLFGKLEQARQLGLGVGVYTVPASMGEAFISALREDVDFITTDYDLAATPLATNVRALAQESTSLVYLNTAAQRAYPLSYRRTNAVDYSLANGSAMPALEWLSVTSDEDRIGGSMVFTGAQSVTTWDADNAADGGFLVTAVVNFDDLTSGATASIVAKSDAGGFALEQAGTQLRFGVHVNGGYTYATTPLIGLNGTNSYFIIGAYDGNGAVRLWVNNVERTASVPVSGGVTLNNSPVVIGADPQGATDRRYFFKGKIQQVMVQKWRNH